In one Silene latifolia isolate original U9 population chromosome 10, ASM4854445v1, whole genome shotgun sequence genomic region, the following are encoded:
- the LOC141607428 gene encoding uncharacterized protein LOC141607428, whose amino-acid sequence MDTSWIKLPNDHDRYIDGCLKFLELAKENLMEGKTKCPCKSCKLRCWLTLKEVEEHILFKGFYQRYTNWIWHGNGDVLDHMHEFEVGSSSVGSLVGRDDMKGLLNAAWVTDNHNHPAEEIQSSCSDESNDDDNMETDDEYDDDYNQSPRENNIEENEKYKRLLLAAEEELYDGCQTFSKLSFLLHLFHIKCMFHWSNDSFNKLLELILEVFPQIKVFPSTYYEGKKIINDLGLGYEKIHACPSNCMLYWGEFSQKEECHKCHTSRWKKTASQVGNNKDKEKGHLKKGEPAKVMRYFPFIPRLQRIYASPKTAHDMRWHHESRVKDGKLRHPADGLAWQEFDSRYPQFASDPRNVRLALATDGFNPYRLMNTTYSTWPIVLIPYNLPPWLCMKPSSFLLSCIIPGKTSPGIDIDVYMKPLLHELKLLWEGIDTFDAYEGNVFKLRAALHSTINDFPAYAMLSGWSTMGYDACPRCTHSTNSGRFGGKICYVGHRKWLDEDHHYRFEGNLFDGTIENGTAPKAVTGSDILRQQQSINYIYGQSKRRQKRKKRTREIGVLTNLVSNDHNKDDECNLWNKKSVFF is encoded by the coding sequence ATGGATACTAGTTGGATAAAATTGCCAAACGATCATGATAGATACATAGATGGGTGTTTGAAATTTCTTGAGTTAGCTAAAGAAAATCTCATGGAAGGAAAGACTAAGTGTCCCTGTAAAAGCTGTAAACTACGTTGTTGGTTGACATTAAAGGAAGTAGAGGAACATATTTTATTTAAAGGTTTTTATCAAAGATATACAAATTGGATATGGCATGGTAATGGGGACGTTCTTGATCATATGCACGAGTTTGAGGTGGGGAGCAGTAGCGTAGGGTCTCTTGTGGGTCGGGATGATATGAAAGGTTTATTAAATGCAGCCTGGGTTACTGataatcataatcatcctgcTGAAGAAATTCAGTCTAGTTGTAGTGATGAGtctaatgatgatgataatatggAAACTGATGATGAGTATGATGATGACTACAATCAAAGCCCAAGAGAAAACAACATTGAGGAAAATGAAAAATATAAAAGATTGTTATTAGCCGCAGAAGAAGAACTTTATGATGGTTGTCAAACTTTCTCAAAATTGTCATTTCTACTGCATTTGTTTCACATCAAATGTATGTTTCATTGGTCTAATGATTCATTCAATAAACTACTTGAACTAATATTGGAAGTATTTCCACAAATTAAAGTGTTCCCATCAACTTATTACGAGGGAAAAAAGATTATCAATGATTTGGGTCTTGGATATGAAAAGATTCATGCTTGTCCATCTAATTGCATGTTGTATTGGGGGGAATTCTCACAAAAAGAAGAGTGTCATAAATGCCACACTTCAAGATGGAAAAAAACCGCAAGTCAAGTAGGCAATAACAAAGATAAAGAAAAAGGGCACCTAAAGAAAGGAGAACCCGCCAAGGTAATGAGATATTTTCCTTTCATTCCTAGACTACAGAGGATATACGCGTCGCCTAAAACAGCACATGACATGAGGTGGCACCATGAAAGTCGTGTGAAAGATGGAAAACTTAGGCACCCTGCTGATGGGCTAGCTTGGCAAGAATTTGACTCTCGTTATCCTCAATTTGCATCCGATCCTCGAAATGTTAGGTTAGCTTTGGCAACTGATGGTTTTAATCCTTATCGTTTGATGAATACCACATATAGTACTTGGCCAATTGTTTTGATACCCTACAACTTACCACCATGGCTATGCATGAAACCCTCATCATTTTTACTGTCATGTATCATTCCTGGTAAAACTAGTCCTGGCATTGATATTGATGTGTACATGAAACCCTTACTTCATGAGTTGAAATTGTTATGGGAAGGAATTGATACATTTGATGCTTACGAGGGAAATGTTTTTAAATTAAGAGCGGCATTGCATAGTACTATTAATGACTTTCCAGCATATGCTATGTTATCTGGATGGAGTACTATGGGTTATGATGCTTGTCCTCGATGCACTCATTCAACAAATTCGGGTAGGTTTGGGGGAAAAATTTGTTATGTTGGTCATAGAAAGTGGTTGGATGAGGATCATCATTATCGTTTTGAAGGCAATTTGTTTGATGGAACCATTGAGAATGGTACTGCTCCTAAAGCAGTAACTGGGTCTGATATTCTTAGGCAGCAACAAAGTATAAACTATATTTATGGTCAGTCAAAAAGGCGTCAAAAACGAAAAAAGAGGACTCGAGAGATTGGTGTGTTAACTAATCTTGTTAGCAATGACCATAACAAGGATGATGAATGTAATTTGTGGAATAAGAAGAGTGTTTTTTTTTAA